The following proteins come from a genomic window of Geminicoccaceae bacterium SCSIO 64248:
- a CDS encoding porin, with product MKYSLLGTTALAGVALAGLGTATPAQAQSPALEVIVGGFVGFEVNGASEDALDGDLEEGSDRGYEFSTDSELHIRVQGETEGGTLYGAKIEFEADQGTDNNVDEAGLFFSGAYGRVELGADDGVEDNMSLGAHTIAAGTGGLDGEADFIMGTNTFVFDTDDAVKATYYTPRIAGFQVGVSFTPDTGDDGDNENLSGSRSGDNENSVGVGANYTGEFGPAELGLAAVGHYAKGEENAGSAGSDRAETIRSYALGGTLGFGDLQFAGSWGQNLRANELDFITAGVAYDFGFVNTSFNYNWVDPAGEDIELSGGQLSDGSTRHIFVFSADTGLAPGLSLAGDIAYTDAEENFVSGIGRVQVEF from the coding sequence ATGAAGTACAGTCTACTTGGCACGACCGCCCTGGCGGGTGTTGCGTTGGCCGGCCTCGGCACGGCGACGCCGGCGCAGGCGCAGTCGCCCGCGCTCGAGGTCATCGTCGGCGGCTTCGTCGGCTTCGAGGTCAACGGCGCGAGCGAGGACGCCCTGGATGGCGACCTCGAGGAAGGCTCCGATCGCGGCTACGAGTTCTCGACCGATTCGGAACTGCACATCCGGGTGCAGGGCGAGACCGAGGGCGGCACGCTCTACGGCGCCAAGATCGAGTTCGAGGCCGACCAGGGCACGGACAACAACGTCGACGAGGCCGGCCTGTTCTTCTCCGGCGCCTATGGCCGGGTCGAGCTCGGCGCCGACGACGGCGTCGAGGACAACATGTCACTCGGCGCGCACACGATCGCGGCCGGCACCGGCGGCCTCGACGGCGAGGCCGACTTCATCATGGGCACCAACACGTTCGTGTTCGACACGGACGATGCGGTGAAGGCCACCTACTACACGCCGCGGATCGCCGGCTTCCAGGTCGGCGTCAGCTTCACGCCGGACACGGGCGACGACGGCGACAACGAGAACCTCTCGGGCAGCCGCAGCGGCGACAACGAGAACAGCGTCGGCGTCGGTGCCAATTACACCGGCGAGTTCGGTCCCGCCGAGCTCGGCCTGGCGGCGGTCGGCCACTACGCCAAGGGCGAAGAGAATGCGGGCTCGGCCGGCAGCGATCGCGCCGAGACCATCCGCAGCTACGCCCTGGGCGGCACGCTCGGTTTCGGCGACCTGCAGTTCGCCGGCTCCTGGGGCCAGAACCTGCGCGCCAACGAGCTCGACTTCATCACCGCCGGCGTCGCCTACGACTTCGGCTTCGTCAACACCTCGTTCAACTACAACTGGGTCGACCCCGCCGGCGAGGACATCGAGTTGTCCGGCGGACAGCTGTCGGACGGCTCCACCCGCCACATCTTCGTGTTCTCGGCCGACACCGGCCTGGCGCCCGGCCTGAGCCTGGCAGGCGACATCGCCTACACCGACGCGGAGGAGAACTTCGTGTCCGGCATCGGCCGCGTTCAGGTCGAGTTCTGA
- a CDS encoding porin — MKKVLLGSTALAGAFLAMGPAQPAHALDVILGGFVAFEAIGASENVLDGDLDNGADRSYQFSTNNELHVRVQGETEGGTLYGAKIEFEADQGTDNNVDEAGLFFSGGFGRVELGADDGAEDIMLVDATTISAGTGGADGDFDTVAGTNIDIIDTSDAVKASYFTPRIAGFQAGVSFTPDTGDFGDNGNLSGSRNGDFENSVGAGLNYEGEFGGLALGLSAVGHWAEAEETPGAGSNSGDDIKSYAVGGTLGVGDLQFGGSWGQNTDAAELDFATAGVAYAFGVVNTSFTYNWVNPDGDIELSSGGLSDGSTRHIFVVSGDVGLAPGLTLTGDVAYTDAEEEWVSGIATVNLAF, encoded by the coding sequence ATGAAAAAGGTTTTGCTCGGCAGCACTGCCCTGGCTGGTGCGTTTCTCGCCATGGGTCCGGCGCAGCCCGCGCATGCTCTCGACGTGATCCTGGGCGGCTTCGTCGCCTTCGAGGCGATCGGAGCGAGCGAGAACGTCCTCGACGGCGACCTCGATAACGGCGCCGACCGCAGCTACCAGTTCTCGACCAACAACGAGCTGCATGTCCGCGTCCAGGGCGAGACCGAGGGCGGCACGCTCTACGGCGCCAAGATCGAGTTCGAGGCCGACCAGGGCACCGACAACAACGTCGACGAGGCCGGCCTGTTCTTCTCCGGCGGCTTCGGCCGTGTCGAGCTCGGCGCTGACGACGGTGCCGAGGACATCATGCTGGTCGACGCCACGACGATCTCGGCTGGTACCGGCGGCGCCGACGGTGACTTCGATACGGTCGCCGGCACCAACATCGACATCATCGACACCTCGGACGCCGTGAAGGCTTCGTACTTCACGCCGCGCATCGCCGGCTTCCAGGCCGGTGTCAGCTTCACCCCGGACACGGGTGACTTCGGCGACAACGGCAACCTCTCGGGCAGCCGCAACGGCGACTTCGAGAACAGCGTCGGCGCCGGCCTGAACTATGAGGGCGAGTTCGGCGGCCTGGCTCTGGGCCTGTCGGCGGTCGGCCACTGGGCCGAGGCCGAAGAGACCCCCGGCGCCGGCAGCAACAGCGGCGACGACATCAAGAGCTACGCCGTCGGCGGCACGCTCGGCGTCGGCGACCTGCAGTTCGGCGGCTCCTGGGGCCAGAACACCGACGCGGCCGAGCTCGACTTCGCGACCGCCGGCGTCGCCTACGCCTTTGGCGTGGTCAACACCTCGTTCACCTACAACTGGGTGAACCCCGACGGCGACATCGAGCTCTCGAGCGGTGGCCTGTCGGACGGCTCGACCCGCCACATCTTCGTCGTCTCGGGCGACGTCGGCCTGGCGCCCGGCCTGACGCTCACCGGCGACGTCGCCTACACCGACGCCGAGGAAGAGTGGGTCTCCGGCATCGCGACCGTCAACCTGGCGTTCTGA
- a CDS encoding YggS family pyridoxal phosphate-dependent enzyme, which yields MADTLSAAAEEDEMSENPQSASDVGAAAQRLDDVRKRMDQAVAKRGQGPAVELIAVSKGQGRERIKAALDAGQRVFGENYVQEAQEHWADLASTEGRPKLHLIGALQSNKAKEAVGLFDVIHSLDRAKLARALAKAMADQDRRPDLLIQVNTGEEPQKAGCLPGDLPELVRLTRDELGLPLVGLMCIPPENEESALHFAFLAKLAAGHGLGALSMGMSADYETAILFGATYVRVGTAIFGPRQPR from the coding sequence ATGGCTGACACGCTCTCTGCTGCCGCCGAGGAGGACGAAATGAGCGAAAATCCGCAATCCGCGAGCGACGTCGGTGCGGCTGCGCAAAGACTAGACGATGTCCGCAAGCGGATGGATCAGGCCGTTGCCAAGCGCGGCCAGGGGCCGGCGGTCGAATTGATTGCGGTCAGCAAAGGACAGGGCCGGGAACGCATCAAGGCGGCTCTGGATGCGGGCCAGCGCGTGTTCGGCGAGAATTACGTCCAGGAGGCCCAGGAGCACTGGGCTGACTTGGCGAGTACCGAAGGCCGGCCGAAGCTCCACTTGATCGGCGCTCTTCAGAGCAACAAGGCGAAGGAGGCGGTCGGCCTGTTCGACGTCATCCACAGCCTGGATCGCGCGAAGCTGGCGCGCGCCCTCGCGAAGGCGATGGCGGACCAGGACCGGAGGCCCGATCTCCTTATCCAGGTCAACACTGGAGAGGAGCCGCAGAAGGCCGGTTGCCTGCCCGGCGACCTGCCCGAACTCGTCCGGCTGACCCGCGACGAGCTCGGCCTGCCGCTGGTCGGCCTGATGTGCATTCCGCCAGAAAATGAAGAGTCCGCGCTACATTTCGCCTTTTTGGCGAAGCTTGCGGCAGGCCATGGTCTCGGCGCGTTGAGCATGGGCATGAGCGCCGACTACGAGACGGCCATCCTGTTCGGCGCGACCTATGTCCGCGTCGGGACGGCGATTTTCGGGCCCCGCCAGCCGCGGTGA
- a CDS encoding S4 domain-containing protein, translated as MSDEPGLRLDKWLVYARFFKTRALAAEVAAKSRLRINSIVVTKPHYRVRKGDVLTFPQAQRIRVIRVLDLAERRGPAIEAQRLYEALDDLA; from the coding sequence ATGAGCGACGAGCCCGGCCTGCGCCTCGACAAGTGGCTCGTCTACGCGCGCTTCTTCAAGACGCGCGCCCTGGCCGCCGAAGTCGCGGCGAAAAGCAGGCTGCGCATCAACAGCATCGTCGTCACCAAGCCGCATTACCGGGTCCGAAAGGGCGACGTGCTGACCTTTCCCCAGGCGCAGCGCATCCGCGTGATTCGCGTGCTCGACCTGGCCGAGCGGCGCGGACCGGCGATCGAGGCGCAACGCCTATACGAGGCGCTCGACGACTTGGCCTGA
- a CDS encoding helicase-related protein has product MIGVLGPTNTGKTHFAVERLLAHRTGMMGFPLRLLAREVYDRIVAQHGPGTVALITGEERRLPKGARYFICTTEAMPVDREVAFLAVDEVQLAADPERGHVFTDRILRARGTEETMFLGSDTIRPLLKRLVPEIEIVSRPRFSVLSHIGPAKLTRMPRRSAIVAFRTSDVYRLAEILRRHKGGAAVVLGALSPRTRNAQVAMYQAGEVDHMVATDAIGMGLNMDLVHVAFAQTQKFDGREQRALHPHEAAQIAGRAGRHMTDGTFGSTHDVGSLDERMVEAIEAHNFAPLRQVYWRNGELDFTSLDSLRRSLETAPVLPGLIRKRDAIDDLALRMLAGRTEVRRRAHDRDTVRLLWQVCQIPDFTKTLTDNHVHLLARIYDALTERGRLPVDWVADKITRLDRVDGDIDTLTARLAHVRTWTYVSHRERWLDDAAHWQERAQAVEDRLSDALHERLTQRFVDRRTSALLRSIHERKELMAAVTRGGEVLIDGHGVGHMAGLDFIVDTSADTAERRLLQSAARRVLGPEVSKRAAQLVQDGDDAFGLDGDLTLNWRGHAIARLVRGSALLSPRVAVADNAHLDGKSRAMVEARLQAWVGHYLDACLRPLLALRDARVGGAGRGLAFRLTECLGNVATEEVRELVDALSPADRRHLSRIGVRFGVHNVYLPATLKPNALQARAHLWRLHRRGIGNDAPADRVVLERQRGLEDADYVAIGFEPFRTRALRVDVLERLAARLRERCRSDGSFVIDAELGAASGLAVETLAEVVHGLGYRRQRGDVLPDGPVRYIRPSRRSARRRRSVARTANRPSSDSPFAVLRELRLSG; this is encoded by the coding sequence GTGATCGGGGTCCTCGGACCCACGAACACTGGCAAGACCCACTTCGCGGTGGAGCGCCTCCTGGCGCATCGGACCGGAATGATGGGCTTTCCCTTGCGCCTTCTGGCGCGGGAGGTCTACGACCGGATCGTGGCCCAGCACGGCCCCGGCACCGTCGCCCTGATCACCGGCGAGGAGCGCCGCCTGCCCAAGGGCGCGCGCTACTTCATCTGCACGACGGAGGCGATGCCGGTCGATCGCGAGGTCGCCTTCCTGGCCGTCGACGAGGTGCAGCTCGCGGCCGATCCCGAGCGTGGCCACGTCTTCACCGACCGTATCCTGCGCGCCCGCGGCACCGAGGAGACCATGTTCCTCGGCTCGGACACGATCCGCCCCCTGCTCAAGCGCCTCGTGCCCGAAATCGAGATCGTCTCCCGGCCGCGCTTCTCCGTGCTGAGCCATATCGGGCCGGCCAAGCTGACGCGCATGCCGCGGCGCTCCGCGATCGTCGCGTTCCGCACCTCGGACGTGTACCGTCTGGCCGAGATCCTGCGCCGGCACAAAGGCGGCGCCGCCGTGGTGTTGGGCGCGCTCAGCCCGCGCACGCGCAACGCCCAGGTCGCGATGTACCAGGCCGGCGAGGTCGACCACATGGTGGCGACCGACGCGATCGGCATGGGCCTGAACATGGACCTGGTCCATGTCGCCTTCGCCCAGACCCAGAAATTCGACGGCCGCGAGCAGCGCGCGCTGCATCCGCATGAGGCGGCGCAGATCGCCGGGCGTGCGGGCCGGCACATGACGGACGGCACGTTCGGCTCCACCCATGACGTCGGCAGCCTCGACGAGCGCATGGTCGAGGCGATCGAGGCCCACAATTTCGCGCCGCTCAGGCAGGTCTACTGGCGCAACGGCGAGCTCGACTTCACCAGCCTCGACAGCCTGCGCCGCTCGCTCGAGACCGCCCCCGTCCTGCCCGGCCTGATCCGCAAGCGCGACGCGATCGACGATCTGGCGCTGCGCATGCTTGCCGGCCGCACTGAGGTCCGCCGCCGCGCCCACGACCGCGACACGGTGCGCCTGCTCTGGCAGGTCTGCCAGATCCCGGACTTCACCAAGACGCTGACCGACAACCACGTCCACCTGCTGGCGCGGATCTACGACGCGCTGACGGAGCGCGGCCGGCTTCCGGTCGACTGGGTCGCCGACAAGATCACGCGGCTCGATCGCGTCGACGGCGACATCGACACGCTCACCGCCCGGCTCGCCCATGTCCGCACCTGGACGTACGTCTCGCACCGCGAGCGGTGGCTCGACGATGCGGCGCACTGGCAGGAGCGCGCCCAGGCGGTCGAGGACCGGCTGAGCGACGCCTTGCACGAGCGGCTGACCCAGCGCTTCGTCGACCGGCGGACCTCCGCCCTGCTCCGCTCGATCCACGAGCGCAAGGAACTCATGGCGGCCGTGACGCGCGGCGGCGAGGTGCTGATCGACGGCCACGGCGTCGGCCACATGGCAGGCCTCGACTTCATCGTCGACACGTCGGCCGACACGGCCGAGCGCCGGTTGCTGCAGTCGGCGGCGCGGCGCGTGCTCGGGCCTGAGGTCAGCAAGCGGGCCGCGCAGCTCGTCCAGGACGGCGACGACGCCTTCGGCCTCGACGGCGACCTGACCCTCAATTGGCGCGGCCATGCGATCGCGCGCCTGGTCCGGGGCAGCGCCCTCCTGTCGCCGCGCGTCGCCGTCGCCGACAACGCCCATCTCGACGGCAAGAGCCGCGCGATGGTCGAGGCCCGCCTGCAGGCATGGGTCGGCCATTACCTCGATGCCTGCCTGCGGCCCCTGCTGGCCTTGCGCGACGCCCGTGTGGGCGGCGCCGGCCGGGGCCTCGCCTTCCGGCTGACCGAGTGTCTGGGCAATGTCGCGACCGAGGAGGTGCGGGAGTTGGTCGACGCCTTGTCGCCGGCCGACCGGCGTCATCTCAGCCGGATCGGCGTCCGTTTCGGTGTGCACAACGTCTACCTGCCCGCCACGCTGAAGCCGAACGCGCTCCAGGCACGCGCCCACCTGTGGCGGCTGCACCGGCGTGGGATCGGCAATGACGCCCCGGCCGACCGGGTGGTCCTCGAGCGGCAACGCGGGCTCGAGGACGCGGACTACGTCGCGATCGGCTTCGAGCCGTTTCGGACCAGGGCCCTTCGCGTCGACGTGCTCGAGCGTCTGGCGGCCCGCCTGCGCGAGCGGTGCCGCAGCGACGGCAGCTTCGTGATCGACGCCGAACTGGGCGCCGCTTCCGGCCTTGCCGTCGAGACGTTGGCCGAGGTCGTGCACGGCCTGGGCTATCGCCGCCAGCGCGGCGACGTCCTGCCCGACGGCCCGGTCCGCTACATCCGTCCGAGCCGGCGATCGGCAAGGCGGCGGCGGTCGGTCGCCCGGACCGCGAATCGGCCTTCGAGCGATTCGCCCTTCGCCGTCCTGCGCGAGCTCCGTCTCAGCGGATGA
- a CDS encoding Bcr/CflA family multidrug efflux MFS transporter encodes MNPVLVRHVLVLGALAALGPLAIDMYLPSFPRIAHDLATDEGAVQFSLVSFFVALALGQAFWGPLSDMYGRKRPLLVGLGLFVLTSLGCALAASIEALTLLRFVQGLGASACMVISRAVIRDLYSGVDAARLLSLVLLVLGVSPIIAPLFGSLLLQLVHWPALFLVFAAFGIACMALVAFLLEETQPPARRVGAGFGAAFAIYRRLMIDRRFVGTVFVGGFAQAGMFAYLAGSPFVFMTLNGTTPVLYSVIFAVNAIGLIGGAQFNVRLIRAFGAEALIRCATAVYALAACVLLVVTLLSVPGLPALVLPLFVLVSCMGLIMPPSAMLAIDPHPTIAGTASSLIGTLQWTAAASSGVIVSLLFNGTALPMVGTIAVCALGAMVMARLILRPVPVPA; translated from the coding sequence ATGAACCCTGTCCTTGTCCGTCATGTGCTCGTGCTGGGCGCGCTGGCCGCGCTCGGTCCGCTCGCGATCGATATGTACCTGCCGAGCTTTCCGCGGATCGCGCACGACCTCGCCACCGACGAGGGCGCGGTCCAGTTCAGCCTGGTCAGCTTTTTCGTGGCGCTGGCATTGGGCCAGGCCTTCTGGGGCCCCCTGTCCGACATGTACGGCCGCAAGCGGCCCCTGCTCGTCGGGCTCGGCCTGTTCGTCCTGACCTCGCTCGGCTGTGCCCTCGCCGCATCGATCGAGGCACTGACTCTGCTTCGCTTCGTCCAGGGCCTGGGCGCGAGCGCGTGCATGGTGATCTCCCGCGCGGTGATCCGGGACCTCTATTCCGGTGTCGACGCCGCCCGGCTGCTCTCCTTGGTGCTGCTCGTGCTCGGCGTGTCGCCGATCATAGCCCCTCTGTTCGGCAGTCTCCTGCTCCAACTCGTGCATTGGCCGGCCCTGTTCCTCGTCTTCGCCGCCTTCGGAATCGCCTGCATGGCCCTGGTCGCCTTTTTGCTCGAGGAGACCCAGCCGCCGGCGCGCCGGGTCGGCGCCGGCTTCGGGGCGGCGTTCGCGATCTATCGCCGCCTGATGATCGACCGCCGCTTCGTCGGCACCGTCTTCGTCGGCGGCTTCGCACAGGCCGGCATGTTCGCCTACCTCGCCGGCTCGCCGTTCGTGTTCATGACGCTGAACGGCACGACGCCCGTGCTCTACAGCGTCATCTTCGCGGTCAACGCCATCGGCCTGATCGGCGGCGCCCAGTTCAACGTCCGCCTGATCCGGGCCTTCGGCGCGGAAGCCCTGATCCGGTGCGCGACGGCGGTCTATGCCCTCGCCGCTTGCGTCCTCCTGGTGGTCACGCTCCTGTCCGTCCCCGGCCTGCCGGCGCTCGTCCTGCCCTTGTTCGTCCTGGTCAGCTGCATGGGACTGATCATGCCGCCCTCGGCGATGCTGGCGATCGATCCGCATCCGACGATCGCCGGCACCGCCTCCTCGCTGATCGGCACGCTGCAATGGACGGCGGCCGCGTCTTCGGGCGTCATCGTCAGCCTCCTCTTCAACGGCACCGCCTTGCCGATGGTCGGGACGATCGCGGTCTGCGCGCTGGGCGCCATGGTCATGGCACGCCTGATCCTGCGGCCGGTTCCCGTACCCGCGTGA
- a CDS encoding hemin uptake protein HemP, protein MAVAEQPYPPQADHTRPSSERGIATPGVEPPVLASDALLQGAREAVIMHGGERYVLRRTRQNRLLLTK, encoded by the coding sequence ATGGCCGTAGCCGAGCAGCCCTATCCACCGCAGGCGGACCACACGCGTCCGTCGTCCGAACGGGGCATCGCGACGCCCGGAGTGGAGCCGCCGGTCCTGGCGAGCGATGCTCTGCTGCAGGGCGCACGCGAGGCGGTCATCATGCATGGCGGCGAGCGCTACGTGCTCCGGCGCACCCGGCAGAACCGGCTCTTGCTGACGAAATAG
- a CDS encoding Tat pathway signal sequence domain protein: MSGAPEKGSFAVRGRAIAMPFVAALALAATVPAHGQEPAPQGGAPELLVELNKLEAQGDACRAFLLFENSGDQAYTSLKLDLVLFDAGGVIERRLLVEGAPIAAEKTIIKQFDLTGLPCDGIGRVLLNDITACETAAGPRQDCIGTVQVASRAPAPLVK, translated from the coding sequence ATGTCCGGAGCCCCCGAAAAGGGATCGTTCGCCGTTCGCGGCCGCGCGATCGCCATGCCGTTCGTGGCCGCCCTCGCCCTGGCGGCGACCGTGCCGGCCCACGGCCAGGAACCCGCGCCGCAAGGCGGCGCGCCCGAACTCCTGGTCGAGCTCAACAAGCTGGAAGCGCAGGGCGATGCCTGCCGCGCTTTCCTCCTGTTCGAGAACAGTGGTGACCAGGCCTACACCTCCCTCAAGCTCGACCTCGTGCTGTTCGACGCGGGCGGCGTGATCGAGCGCCGGCTCCTGGTCGAGGGCGCGCCGATCGCCGCCGAGAAGACGATCATCAAGCAGTTCGACCTGACCGGGCTGCCCTGCGACGGCATCGGGCGCGTCCTCCTCAACGATATCACGGCCTGCGAAACGGCGGCCGGACCGCGGCAGGACTGCATCGGCACCGTTCAGGTCGCCTCGCGGGCGCCTGCGCCGCTCGTCAAATAG
- a CDS encoding energy transducer TonB, which yields MTTSPSPVRKASWLTAFAAAAALHGGTVYWLLVEHEAPGAAAAGQGGIEVSMASGAAAGAQPTSPPLEREVLPEATETAELEEVTPEEAVPEEVQPDVPPEETAPELVEQTPPDAVPPPETPAEAVEVPPEPVEPEAVPTENAELVPEEVTPVEPVPEPPAEPAEPVVAEPVEPPPPAPALPTAKPEPPPRPEPVQQAEAQPEPPEPEGNRRAGGTQLDPNTGDATQSSQSAGGSPGVSDNYQAQIMAWLQRYKRYPERAQRRRIEGTALLRFTLAPNGEVLDYALERSSGSDELDEEVIRMIQRASPLPAMPADQVVSRLEMSVPVTFALR from the coding sequence GTGACGACGTCCCCTTCGCCCGTAAGGAAGGCTTCCTGGCTCACGGCCTTCGCCGCCGCCGCCGCTCTGCATGGCGGAACGGTCTATTGGCTGCTGGTCGAGCACGAGGCTCCGGGCGCCGCGGCGGCGGGCCAGGGGGGCATCGAGGTTTCGATGGCGTCCGGAGCGGCGGCCGGCGCGCAACCCACGTCGCCGCCGCTCGAGCGCGAGGTCCTGCCGGAGGCCACGGAGACGGCCGAGCTCGAGGAGGTGACGCCGGAAGAGGCGGTGCCCGAGGAGGTCCAGCCCGACGTTCCGCCCGAGGAGACGGCGCCGGAGCTGGTGGAGCAGACGCCGCCCGACGCCGTCCCGCCGCCGGAAACGCCTGCAGAAGCCGTCGAGGTGCCGCCGGAGCCGGTCGAGCCGGAAGCGGTTCCGACCGAGAACGCGGAACTCGTGCCGGAAGAGGTCACGCCGGTCGAGCCCGTGCCGGAGCCGCCCGCGGAACCCGCCGAGCCGGTCGTCGCCGAGCCCGTCGAGCCGCCGCCGCCGGCTCCGGCGCTGCCGACCGCCAAGCCCGAGCCGCCGCCGCGTCCGGAACCGGTCCAACAGGCCGAGGCGCAACCCGAGCCGCCGGAGCCCGAAGGTAATCGCCGCGCGGGCGGGACCCAGCTCGATCCGAACACGGGCGACGCCACGCAAAGCAGCCAGTCGGCCGGCGGCTCGCCCGGGGTCAGTGACAATTACCAGGCGCAGATCATGGCGTGGCTGCAGCGCTACAAGCGCTATCCCGAGCGGGCGCAGCGCCGCCGCATCGAGGGCACCGCGCTCCTGCGCTTCACCCTGGCTCCCAATGGGGAGGTTCTCGACTACGCGCTCGAGCGCTCGAGCGGCAGCGATGAACTCGACGAGGAGGTGATCCGCATGATCCAGCGCGCCTCGCCCCTTCCGGCCATGCCGGCCGACCAGGTCGTCAGCCGTCTCGAGATGTCCGTGCCGGTGACCTTCGCGCTGCGCTGA